One window of Dehalobacterium formicoaceticum genomic DNA carries:
- a CDS encoding bifunctional phosphoglucose/phosphomannose isomerase, giving the protein MHHEINLDKLDQLKKGDPENMLEALSGLPTQCQDAMQRARAVNISFAADFKNILVTGLGGSAIGGDFLRVYGYRKCTLPILVNRDYNLPSFVNEQTLVLAVSYSGNTEETLSAYEEAKLKKAPIVALTSGGQLAERAKKDGIPLILIPSGLQPRAATGYLFLPLLVVLEKLSLLSDIAAEIEETIAGLADLSKAISAQVPTENNPAKQLALRFYNKIPVIWGVAGTTETVAMRWKGQINENSKALAYFNVLPELNHNEIVGTEVPEKFLRELEVVFLRTEDDHPRVQKRFDITKEIIGERVGGISEVWGDGKNPLARMFALTYLGDCTSAYLALLYGIDPSPVKLITLLKNKLAELPEA; this is encoded by the coding sequence ATGCATCATGAAATTAATTTAGATAAATTGGATCAATTAAAAAAAGGTGATCCGGAAAATATGCTGGAAGCCTTATCTGGCTTACCCACTCAATGCCAGGATGCCATGCAGCGGGCACGGGCAGTGAACATTTCCTTTGCTGCTGATTTTAAAAATATTCTGGTTACCGGCTTGGGGGGCTCTGCTATCGGAGGAGATTTTCTCCGGGTTTACGGATATCGAAAATGTACCCTGCCCATTTTGGTGAATCGAGACTATAATCTGCCATCCTTTGTTAATGAACAGACCCTGGTGCTGGCCGTGAGTTATTCCGGAAATACAGAGGAGACCTTAAGTGCTTATGAAGAGGCCAAATTAAAAAAGGCACCCATCGTCGCTTTAACCAGCGGCGGCCAATTGGCAGAAAGGGCAAAAAAGGATGGGATTCCCCTTATTCTGATCCCCAGCGGGCTGCAGCCCAGAGCGGCCACCGGATATCTGTTCCTGCCCCTTTTGGTTGTTTTGGAAAAGTTATCACTTCTCTCTGATATCGCAGCTGAAATTGAGGAAACGATTGCAGGTCTGGCGGATTTAAGCAAGGCGATAAGTGCCCAGGTTCCTACAGAAAATAATCCGGCCAAACAACTGGCTCTGCGCTTTTATAACAAGATACCGGTAATTTGGGGCGTGGCCGGGACAACAGAAACGGTAGCCATGCGCTGGAAAGGGCAAATTAATGAAAATAGTAAAGCCCTGGCCTATTTCAATGTTCTGCCGGAATTAAACCATAACGAAATTGTCGGTACGGAAGTACCGGAAAAATTCCTTCGAGAGCTGGAAGTGGTCTTTCTGCGTACCGAGGACGATCATCCCCGGGTGCAAAAAAGGTTCGACATCACTAAGGAGATCATTGGGGAAAGAGTAGGAGGGATTAGCGAAGTTTGGGGTGACGGCAAAAATCCCTTGGCCCGGATGTTCGCTCTCACCTATTTGGGGGACTGTACCAGCGCTTATTTAGCCTTGCTGTACGGAATTGATCCCAGTCCGGTAAAATTGATTACCTTATTAAAAAATAAACTTGCTGAGCTGCCTGAGGCTTAA
- the uvrC gene encoding excinuclease ABC subunit UvrC — MDLTAQLTVLPDKPGVYLMKDDQGKIIYVGKATSLKQRVRSYFQNSKHHTPKELSLIKKIHDLETIVVDSPMEALVLECNLIKQHRPKYNIRLRDDKHYPYIKITMDESFPRVLVVRSMKSDKGKYFGPYTNSTAMHETLKIIKDIFPLRSCRKEKVDPKTRACLNAHIGKCASPCAGKISPENYRAMVDQVILFLEGRRLEVIKDLEKKMKQASEDLNFEEAARYRDQIQAVRQVVEKQKVENKNSEDRDVVGLATGRDLASAVIFFVRGGKVMGRDHFFLTNVEHDQVDSLLGAFLQQYYEHAEEIPGEIVIQSPLPDQALLEEWLTMKRGFKVHMHQAQRGDKKRLLDLVIKNAQIKLDQHYSLQSQRKEEAGAALEQLRKELHLPQTPHRIECYDISNTQGTNSVGSMIVFIGGEPCPAEYRRFKIKTVEGPNDFASLQEVLRRRIQRGLDERREIREAGLPLKEAKFADFPDLMIIDGGKGQLSAVKEILDQFALSLPVFGLAKEFEHLFRPEESEPIILAANSPAYYLIQRVRNEAHRFAITYHRKLRSKEQVKSVLDEIPGIGPARRKALLKAYGSVERIAQASAEELSMVEGMNRKSAADVYLFFKKMKEKNDDD; from the coding sequence ATGGACTTAACTGCCCAATTGACAGTATTACCGGATAAACCCGGCGTGTACCTGATGAAAGATGATCAGGGGAAGATTATCTATGTGGGCAAGGCTACTTCCCTCAAACAGCGGGTGCGGTCCTATTTTCAAAACAGTAAACACCATACCCCTAAAGAGCTTTCACTGATCAAAAAGATTCATGACCTGGAAACCATTGTGGTGGACTCGCCCATGGAAGCACTTGTTTTGGAATGTAATTTAATTAAGCAGCACCGTCCCAAATATAATATCCGCTTAAGGGATGACAAACATTATCCTTACATCAAGATTACCATGGATGAGTCTTTCCCCCGGGTTTTGGTGGTGCGGTCGATGAAATCGGACAAAGGGAAATATTTTGGTCCCTATACTAACAGTACTGCGATGCATGAAACCTTAAAAATAATTAAAGATATTTTTCCCCTGCGCTCCTGCCGCAAGGAGAAGGTGGATCCCAAAACCAGGGCTTGTTTAAATGCCCACATTGGGAAATGTGCCTCTCCTTGTGCCGGGAAAATTTCACCGGAAAATTACCGGGCCATGGTTGATCAGGTGATCCTGTTCTTGGAAGGGCGGCGCTTGGAGGTGATCAAGGATTTGGAAAAGAAGATGAAACAAGCATCGGAAGATCTGAATTTTGAAGAGGCGGCCCGCTACAGGGATCAAATTCAAGCGGTACGGCAAGTAGTGGAAAAGCAAAAGGTGGAAAACAAGAATTCAGAAGATCGGGATGTGGTGGGTTTGGCCACCGGGAGGGATTTAGCATCGGCGGTGATCTTTTTTGTCCGAGGGGGCAAGGTCATGGGCCGGGATCATTTTTTTCTGACCAATGTGGAGCATGATCAGGTGGACTCCTTATTAGGCGCTTTTTTACAGCAATATTATGAACATGCCGAAGAAATACCCGGTGAAATCGTGATTCAAAGCCCCCTTCCTGATCAGGCTTTGCTGGAAGAGTGGCTGACCATGAAGCGGGGTTTTAAGGTGCACATGCACCAGGCCCAACGGGGGGATAAAAAACGGCTTTTGGATCTGGTAATTAAAAATGCCCAGATTAAACTGGATCAGCATTATTCCCTGCAAAGTCAGCGCAAGGAGGAAGCAGGGGCAGCTTTGGAGCAGCTGCGTAAGGAACTGCATTTACCCCAGACACCCCACCGTATTGAGTGCTATGATATCTCCAATACCCAGGGTACCAACTCCGTGGGTTCCATGATCGTTTTTATCGGAGGAGAACCCTGCCCGGCAGAGTATCGCAGGTTTAAGATAAAGACGGTGGAAGGCCCTAATGATTTTGCCTCCCTCCAGGAGGTTTTAAGACGCCGCATTCAGCGAGGCTTGGATGAGAGAAGGGAAATCAGAGAAGCAGGCCTCCCCCTTAAGGAAGCAAAATTTGCCGACTTTCCTGATCTGATGATTATCGATGGGGGCAAGGGGCAGCTTTCCGCTGTGAAAGAAATTTTGGATCAGTTTGCTTTATCATTGCCTGTTTTTGGGTTGGCGAAAGAATTTGAACATCTTTTCCGGCCGGAAGAAAGTGAACCAATTATTTTGGCAGCCAACAGCCCAGCCTATTATTTAATCCAGCGGGTACGCAATGAAGCCCACCGCTTTGCCATTACCTATCATCGCAAGCTGCGCTCCAAGGAACAAGTAAAATCCGTCTTGGATGAAATTCCCGGGATCGGGCCTGCCCGGAGAAAAGCTTTGCTTAAAGCTTACGGCTCTGTGGAAAGAATTGCCCAGGCTTCCGCGGAAGAATTATCAATGGTGGAAGGCATGAACCGAAAATCTGCCGCCGATGTGTACCTTTTCTTTAAAAAAATGAAGGAGAAAAATGATGACGATTAA
- a CDS encoding Cof-type HAD-IIB family hydrolase: MMTIKLIASDLDGTLLDEHGGISERTKEAIRRAEKKGVLFTFATGRMYRSALPFAQELNLDLPLITYEGALIKTSHTQEVIRHRPLPVDLAKEIITIGDQEHLSVNVYVDDEIYVHRETEAVQDYSRMVRVPYTKVDHLQSFLEQPPTKVIYIGEEERLLRLWGELKEQFGDQAYITKSTPHFLEFTHPQATKGNGIQVLSQILNIKQEEIMAFGDNFNDLSLLRSAGLAVAMENGREELKKEADFVTSSNREDGVAQAIEQFVLSE; this comes from the coding sequence ATGATGACGATTAAATTGATTGCATCCGACCTGGATGGGACTTTATTAGATGAACATGGTGGTATTTCAGAACGGACCAAGGAAGCGATCCGGCGCGCGGAAAAAAAAGGGGTGCTTTTCACCTTTGCCACCGGCCGCATGTATCGCTCCGCTTTGCCTTTTGCCCAAGAATTAAATCTTGATTTACCTTTGATAACTTATGAGGGGGCTTTGATCAAAACATCCCATACCCAGGAGGTAATTCGCCATCGTCCTCTGCCGGTGGATCTGGCTAAGGAAATCATTACCATTGGGGACCAAGAGCATCTAAGCGTCAACGTTTATGTGGATGACGAGATCTATGTCCATCGGGAGACGGAAGCGGTGCAAGATTATAGCCGTATGGTGCGGGTACCCTATACCAAGGTGGATCACTTACAGAGTTTTTTGGAACAGCCTCCCACGAAGGTGATTTATATTGGTGAAGAAGAACGGTTGCTGCGTCTTTGGGGAGAGTTGAAGGAGCAGTTTGGCGATCAGGCTTATATTACAAAATCCACCCCCCATTTCCTGGAATTTACTCATCCCCAAGCCACTAAAGGGAATGGGATTCAGGTCTTAAGTCAGATCTTAAACATCAAGCAGGAAGAAATTATGGCTTTCGGGGACAATTTTAATGACTTATCCTTATTACGTTCCGCCGGTTTGGCTGTGGCCATGGAAAATGGGCGGGAAGAATTGAAAAAAGAAGCTGATTTTGTTACCTCTTCCAATCGGGAAGATGGGGTAGCTCAAGCCATAGAGCAATTTGTTCTCTCCGAGTAA
- a CDS encoding transposase, whose product MPRTGRIKSKSGIYHIVMRGINKQTIFEEEEDSLIFLETLKKYQEKNGYKIYGYCLMGNHIHLLIKEEEEALEIIMRRIGASYVYWYNLKYNRYGHLFQDRYKSEVVEDESYFLTVLRYIHQNPVKAGIAADAANYNWSSYNEYVGKRAIVDTDFALRIFSSDREKALESFKTSHQISSDDLCLDVSENKRLTDKIAVEIIKQKCRVNHCSEIQSVEKDQRDRYLKFLKEEGLSTRQIARLTGISRGIVSKA is encoded by the coding sequence ATGCCAAGGACTGGAAGAATAAAGAGTAAAAGCGGTATATATCATATCGTAATGAGGGGTATCAATAAGCAAACCATCTTTGAAGAGGAAGAAGACTCATTAATTTTTCTGGAAACGCTAAAAAAATATCAGGAAAAAAACGGCTATAAAATATATGGATATTGCTTAATGGGAAATCATATTCACCTGCTGATTAAGGAAGAAGAAGAAGCTCTGGAAATAATAATGCGCCGCATAGGAGCAAGTTACGTGTACTGGTATAATCTAAAATATAATCGGTACGGGCATTTATTTCAGGATAGATATAAAAGTGAAGTGGTGGAAGATGAGAGCTATTTTTTAACTGTATTAAGATATATACACCAAAACCCGGTAAAAGCAGGAATAGCAGCTGATGCTGCAAATTATAATTGGAGCAGTTATAATGAATACGTTGGTAAGAGGGCAATTGTAGATACAGATTTTGCATTGAGAATATTTAGTAGTGATAGGGAAAAAGCATTAGAAAGTTTTAAGACATCTCATCAGATAAGCAGCGACGATCTTTGTTTGGATGTTAGTGAAAATAAAAGATTAACGGATAAAATAGCCGTAGAGATTATTAAACAGAAATGCCGAGTAAATCATTGCAGTGAAATCCAATCTGTAGAAAAGGATCAACGGGATAGATATTTGAAATTTTTAAAGGAAGAAGGACTTTCTACAAGGCAAATTGCAAGATTAACGGGTATAAGTAGGGGTATAGTTTCAAAAGCATAG
- the uvrA gene encoding excinuclease ABC subunit UvrA gives MAKDKIIVKGAREHNLKNIDVEIPRDKLVVITGLSGSGKSSLAFDTIYAEGQRRYVESLSSYARQFLGQMEKPDVDYIEGLSPAISIDQKTTGRNPRSTVGTVTEIYDYMRLLFARIGHPHCPKCGKAITQQTVDQMVDMLMEYEEGTKLQILAPLVRGRKGEHVKVFEEVKKAGYVRVRVDGEIFDLEEEFKLEKNKKHTIEVVIDRIKTKPGIENRMADSLELALGLGDGLVMVDVMGQNELLFSQNFACVDCGISLEEITPRMFSFNNPYGACPACDGLGHTIQIDVDLLIPDRNLSIREGAIARWSSNTQGWYYRVIEAVAEHFGFSMDTPIKDLSEEALNYILYGTAGEKIKVHYDHPERGSQVYHVAWEGIVNNFSRRHRETNSGYIRDEIERYMSQIPCTKCHGARLRPESLAVLVGEKNIYQVTNYSIIEAREFFQNLSLTPRETMIARQVLKEIKERLNFLINVGLDYLTLSRMAGTLSGGEAQRIRLATQIGSSLMGVLYILDEPSIGLHQRDNARLIETLKNLRDLGNTVLVVEHDEETMREADYILDIGPGAGAHGGQVMAAGPLPEILAAKNSITGQYLSGQKSIPLPLVRRTPNGKWLEIVGAREHNLKDIDVSIPLGVFVGVTGVSGSGKSTLINEILHKDLAHRLNGARDLPGAHREIRGLEHLEKVINIDQAAIGRTPRSNPATYTGVFDAIRELFSQTPEAKMRGYQRGRFSFNVKGGRCEACQGDGILKIEMHFLPDVYVPCEVCKGKRYNRETLDVRYKGKNIADVLDMTVDEATEFFQNIPKIYRKIKTLQDVGLGYIRMGQPATTLSGGEAQRVKLATELSRRSNGRTFYILDEPTTGLHVADIHRLLEVLNRLVEAGDTVLVIEHNLDVIKTADYLIDLGPEGGDRGGLVVATGTPEEVAKTAGSYTGQFIRKILERERYGLNCPIDSITG, from the coding sequence ATGGCTAAAGATAAAATTATTGTTAAAGGTGCTAGGGAGCATAATTTAAAAAATATAGATGTGGAAATTCCCCGAGACAAGCTGGTGGTCATTACCGGATTAAGCGGTTCAGGGAAATCTTCCCTGGCCTTCGATACCATCTATGCCGAAGGCCAGAGAAGGTATGTGGAGTCCCTTTCCTCTTATGCCCGTCAATTTTTGGGGCAAATGGAGAAACCGGATGTGGACTACATTGAAGGTCTTTCTCCTGCCATTTCCATAGATCAGAAAACCACAGGACGGAATCCCCGTTCCACAGTGGGGACAGTGACGGAGATTTATGATTATATGCGTCTCCTTTTTGCCCGCATTGGGCACCCCCATTGCCCCAAATGCGGCAAGGCCATCACTCAGCAAACCGTGGATCAGATGGTGGATATGCTCATGGAATATGAGGAGGGAACCAAGCTGCAGATTTTGGCTCCCTTGGTACGGGGCCGCAAAGGAGAACATGTCAAGGTATTTGAAGAAGTCAAAAAAGCGGGCTATGTCCGGGTGCGTGTAGATGGAGAGATCTTCGACCTGGAAGAAGAGTTTAAGCTGGAGAAGAATAAAAAGCATACCATCGAGGTTGTCATTGATCGTATTAAAACTAAGCCGGGTATCGAAAATAGAATGGCGGATTCATTGGAACTGGCTTTGGGGTTGGGAGACGGGCTGGTGATGGTTGATGTTATGGGACAGAATGAGCTGCTTTTCAGTCAAAACTTTGCCTGTGTTGATTGCGGGATCAGTTTGGAGGAAATTACACCCCGCATGTTCTCCTTTAATAATCCATATGGGGCGTGTCCCGCTTGTGACGGGTTGGGGCATACCATCCAAATCGATGTGGATCTGCTTATTCCGGATCGCAATCTTTCCATTCGGGAAGGAGCCATTGCCAGATGGAGCAGCAATACCCAGGGCTGGTACTATCGAGTCATCGAGGCTGTCGCCGAGCATTTCGGTTTCAGCATGGATACACCCATCAAGGACTTATCCGAGGAAGCATTGAATTATATTCTTTATGGCACCGCCGGAGAGAAAATCAAGGTGCACTATGATCATCCGGAGCGGGGCAGTCAGGTTTATCATGTGGCCTGGGAGGGCATTGTCAATAATTTTTCCCGGCGCCACAGGGAAACCAACTCCGGCTATATTCGGGATGAAATCGAACGGTATATGTCCCAGATACCTTGTACTAAATGCCATGGGGCCCGCCTCCGTCCTGAGAGTTTGGCGGTATTGGTGGGGGAGAAAAACATTTATCAGGTGACCAATTATTCCATAATAGAGGCCAGGGAATTCTTTCAAAATTTATCCCTGACACCAAGAGAAACCATGATTGCGCGCCAGGTTTTAAAAGAAATTAAGGAGCGCCTTAATTTCCTGATCAATGTGGGCTTAGATTATCTGACGCTGAGCAGAATGGCCGGGACCTTATCCGGCGGGGAAGCACAGCGCATCAGACTGGCCACCCAGATTGGCTCCAGCCTGATGGGGGTTTTATATATCCTGGATGAACCAAGCATCGGCTTGCATCAAAGGGATAATGCCCGTTTAATTGAAACCCTGAAAAATTTGCGTGATCTGGGTAATACGGTGCTGGTGGTGGAGCACGATGAAGAAACGATGCGGGAAGCTGACTATATTCTGGATATCGGTCCCGGCGCCGGTGCCCATGGAGGCCAGGTCATGGCAGCCGGTCCCCTGCCGGAAATATTGGCTGCCAAAAACTCCATTACAGGTCAGTATTTAAGCGGACAAAAAAGCATCCCCCTTCCTTTGGTGCGCCGCACCCCCAACGGAAAATGGCTGGAAATTGTGGGTGCCAGGGAGCATAATTTAAAAGATATCGATGTATCCATTCCTTTAGGTGTTTTTGTAGGGGTGACCGGAGTTTCCGGGTCAGGGAAAAGCACCTTAATCAATGAGATTTTGCATAAGGATCTGGCTCATCGTTTGAACGGAGCCCGGGATTTGCCCGGGGCTCATCGGGAAATCCGCGGCTTGGAACATCTGGAAAAGGTGATTAACATTGACCAAGCTGCCATTGGACGCACTCCCCGCTCCAACCCCGCCACCTATACCGGTGTTTTTGATGCTATTCGGGAGCTTTTTTCCCAGACACCGGAAGCAAAGATGCGAGGTTATCAACGAGGGCGCTTCAGCTTTAATGTTAAAGGAGGCCGTTGTGAGGCTTGCCAGGGGGACGGTATTCTTAAAATTGAAATGCATTTTCTGCCCGATGTTTATGTCCCCTGTGAGGTCTGTAAAGGGAAGCGTTATAATCGGGAGACTCTAGATGTTCGTTACAAAGGGAAAAATATTGCCGATGTGCTGGATATGACGGTGGATGAAGCGACTGAGTTTTTTCAAAATATACCTAAAATTTATCGCAAGATCAAAACCCTTCAGGATGTGGGTTTGGGCTATATCAGGATGGGTCAGCCGGCTACCACTCTTTCCGGGGGAGAAGCACAAAGGGTGAAGCTGGCGACGGAATTGAGCCGCAGGAGCAATGGCCGCACCTTTTATATTTTAGATGAGCCCACTACCGGTCTCCACGTGGCCGATATTCATCGTCTTTTGGAGGTATTAAATCGCCTGGTGGAGGCGGGAGATACGGTTTTGGTGATTGAGCACAATCTGGATGTGATCAAAACGGCGGACTATCTCATTGATTTGGGACCGGAAGGGGGCGACCGGGGAGGTTTAGTTGTTGCCACCGGTACCCCGGAAGAGGTGGCCAAAACGGCGGGATCTTATACGGGGCAATTTATCAGGAAGATACTGGAGCGTGAACGATATGGACTTAACTGCCCAATTGACAGTATTACCGGATAA
- the glgB gene encoding 1,4-alpha-glucan branching protein GlgB — protein MERERFLSPEEIFLFNEGTYYHSYLKFGSHRVKVNHIWGVHFAIWAPHAQRVRVVGDFNRWRGADHPMKKQGETGVWTLFIPHLKIGEIYKYEILTAAGSTILKTDPWAFHCEVRPKTASVVYDLSGYIWGDADWMKKRREQAVREQPLSIYEVHLGSWRQHPDGSFLNYRELAEQLVPYVQEMGYTHIELLPLMEHPLDRSWGYQVTSYYAATSRYGTPHDLMYFIDCCHQAGLGVIMDWVPGHFCKDAHGLGRFDGKPLFEGEEHDQWGTYKFNFSRTEVWSFLIGNAVFWFAEYHVDGLRVDGVTSMLLLNFGKGERNWTPNIYGGREDLHAIDFLRKLNQVVFHYFPGALMIAEESTDWPMVTKPPYEGGLGFNYKWNMGWMNDTLKYMETYFDRRCDHHHLLTFSLLYAFSEEFILPFSHDEVVHGKRSLLDKMPGDYWRKFAGLRLLLCYQICHPGKKLLFMGGEFGQFIEWREAESLEWFLTDYEMHRKLQYFVKEINHLYLREKSLWELDYSWEGFSWLDVNNNQQSVLAFMRRDQQGNFLLVVLNFQPDYYPNYRLGVPVSGVYQEIFNTDASCFGGSDQVNRDSVLGEKIPYHGQPFSIEMKLPPLGGIIIRLVAG, from the coding sequence ATGGAGAGGGAGCGATTCTTGTCGCCGGAAGAGATTTTCTTATTTAACGAAGGAACCTATTACCATTCTTATCTAAAATTTGGCAGTCATAGAGTAAAGGTCAATCATATTTGGGGCGTTCACTTTGCCATCTGGGCTCCCCATGCGCAGCGGGTCCGGGTAGTGGGGGATTTTAACCGTTGGCGCGGGGCTGATCACCCCATGAAAAAACAAGGAGAAACCGGGGTTTGGACCCTTTTTATCCCTCATTTAAAAATTGGAGAGATCTACAAGTATGAGATTCTCACGGCAGCTGGAAGCACGATCTTAAAAACAGATCCTTGGGCCTTTCATTGTGAAGTCCGTCCTAAAACGGCTTCTGTTGTCTATGATCTTTCCGGGTATATATGGGGTGATGCTGATTGGATGAAAAAAAGAAGAGAGCAAGCTGTCAGGGAACAGCCCCTAAGTATTTATGAGGTTCACTTGGGTTCCTGGCGGCAGCATCCGGACGGATCCTTTTTGAATTACCGGGAATTGGCGGAGCAACTGGTACCCTACGTGCAGGAAATGGGATATACCCATATCGAACTTTTGCCTTTAATGGAACACCCTTTGGATCGCTCCTGGGGCTACCAGGTTACCAGTTACTACGCCGCCACCAGCCGTTACGGCACTCCCCACGATTTGATGTATTTCATCGACTGCTGTCATCAGGCCGGGCTGGGTGTGATTATGGATTGGGTGCCGGGTCACTTTTGTAAAGATGCCCATGGATTAGGACGCTTTGACGGTAAACCCCTTTTTGAAGGGGAAGAACATGATCAATGGGGCACCTATAAATTCAATTTTTCCCGCACGGAAGTATGGAGTTTTCTCATTGGCAATGCCGTATTCTGGTTTGCAGAGTATCATGTGGATGGACTGCGGGTGGATGGGGTTACCAGTATGCTCCTCTTAAATTTCGGCAAAGGAGAACGTAACTGGACGCCCAATATTTATGGCGGAAGAGAAGATCTGCACGCCATTGATTTCCTGCGCAAGCTGAATCAGGTGGTTTTTCATTATTTTCCGGGGGCTTTAATGATCGCCGAGGAGTCCACGGATTGGCCGATGGTCACCAAACCTCCCTATGAAGGTGGCTTGGGCTTTAATTATAAGTGGAACATGGGTTGGATGAATGACACGTTGAAGTATATGGAGACCTATTTTGACCGGCGCTGTGATCACCATCATTTACTGACCTTCTCTTTGCTGTATGCCTTTTCCGAGGAATTTATTCTGCCCTTTTCCCATGATGAGGTGGTGCACGGGAAAAGGTCCCTGTTGGATAAAATGCCCGGAGACTATTGGCGCAAATTTGCCGGATTACGTTTGCTTCTTTGCTACCAAATCTGCCATCCGGGAAAGAAATTACTTTTTATGGGGGGAGAATTTGGCCAGTTTATTGAATGGCGGGAAGCAGAATCCCTGGAGTGGTTTTTGACCGATTATGAAATGCACCGTAAACTGCAATACTTCGTCAAAGAAATCAACCATTTGTATCTGCGGGAGAAAAGCCTGTGGGAATTGGACTATTCCTGGGAGGGATTTAGTTGGCTGGATGTGAATAATAATCAACAAAGCGTGCTGGCATTTATGCGCCGGGATCAGCAGGGGAATTTTTTACTGGTGGTGTTGAATTTCCAACCTGATTATTATCCTAATTATCGGCTGGGGGTGCCGGTTTCAGGTGTTTATCAAGAAATTTTTAATACAGATGCATCATGCTTTGGCGGCTCAGATCAAGTGAATCGAGACTCCGTTCTTGGAGAGAAAATTCCCTACCACGGGCAGCCTTTTTCCATCGAAATGAAACTACCGCCTTTAGGCGGCATCATCATCAGATTGGTTGCCGGGTAA